The window ATATAAAATACCTCGCAGATAGCCCAACTTCAAAAACGTTTGCGGATTTTTTCCCAAAAACGATGTTTCAAGCGAAACATGAGTAACACCCTTTTCAAGGATGATTGTTTTAAAAAAATCATGAAATTCTAGAGTTCTTTTGGACAAATGATCTTTTGAAGACATCTTAAGAAAACCACAGTCAAGCAAATACGCCCTGCTTCCCTCTTTGACCATTAATGAAAAACCGGTGACCGAAAAACCTGGATCGACTCCCAAAATAATTTTTTTATCACCACTATTCACAATTAATGATGCGCTCCACTCGCTTCTGGT of the Candidatus Dependentiae bacterium genome contains:
- a CDS encoding crossover junction endodeoxyribonuclease RuvC, coding for MNSGDKKIILGVDPGFSVTGFSLMVKEGSRAYLLDCGFLKMSSKDHLSKRTLEFHDFFKTIILEKGVTHVSLETSFLGKNPQTFLKLGYLRGILY